ttactttctttaaagtaagagaaaaaaagactgaTGGTGACATTCTTGTTTCTTCACAGCCCAAATGAAGGGGCTGGTAAATAGGACTTAGAAACAAGTAAGATCTGTAGAAATTTATAAGTGAAATGTgcctattttctttcttattttcccCCCTTCAGCTCTTCTTGTCTTCCCTGTTCTAGGTTTGGTGTTGTCCTCTTCGGTGTGCCCATGGGCAATTTACTGCCCCTTCACTTGCCCATCTAAAATATGCAGTTTCCTGCATACTACAGGTAATTTTTAACAAAGGCTAAAGGGTCTCCAGTCACTGGAAAGAGTTTGAAGAACTATTACCTGAATGTTTCTGAGCGTTGTTCTGCTTCTAGCTGCTCAGCATGTCTTGGCTGCTCCAGATCTGCACACTCTGACCATGAGCAGCAATTCCTCCCTCAGCAATGGGAAGGCCCTGAGGAACCTGACCACGGAGGAAGATGGGGCAGTCAGAGTCACGGAGTCCATTGCTATAATTGTCATTGCCATCTTCATCTGTTTGGGCAACCTGGTGATAGTTGTCACTCTGTATCGCAAGTCCTACCTTCTCACCTTGAGCAACAAGTTTGTGTTCAGCCTGACCCTCTCCAACTTTCTGCTCTCCGTGCTGGTGCTGCCGTTTGTTGTCACCAGCTCCATCCGGCGAGAATGGATCTTTGGGGTTGTTTGGTGCAATTTCTCAGCCCTGCTCTACATGCTGATCAGCTCGGCCAGCATGCTCACTCTGGGACTCATAGCTATAGACAGGTAAGCTCCTCCTTGGTGCTGAATTGTAACAAATtgtctgctgctctcctggagtaGCTCACTGCCAGTTCACAGAGTTGAGAAGCACTGCAGAAGGTAACAGGGTGTACTGCTGGAGCGTCGTTTTTATTTCAGCCCCTTGTGAAATTTTGATGTGGAGCAAGAGAAAGTGGTGTCTTCAATAATGGAAAATGCAGACATTCATCTACggtattttaaagcttttgatGGTATAATAACATACTGTTTGATAAACATGAAATATTGACTTAAAATTCTAGACTATACCTTAAGCATACAGTCACATATAGGAACAGATTTAATGGTTGCATGTGTGCCTTCAGCCACTTTGACAGTCCTGACTGCAATGATATCTACTTTTACATGTAACTGTTTCCAGAAACAGGGTTTCTGAGCctgtttaaacaaaaaagaactaGATATTAGCATCATTAAAGCGTGTTCTTTTCATTATTGTATGTCTTTTATGTTCCTGTGGACTGCTTCTTCCCTTGCCCCGCAGGTACTACGCTGTGCTGTACCCGATGGTTTATCCGATGAAGATAACGGGCAACAGAGCAGTGGTAGCTCTTGTGTACGTGTGGCTGCACTCCCTTATCGgctgcctccctccccttttCGGCTGGTCCTCCTTGGAGTTTGACCAGTTCAAGTGGATGTGTGTGGCAGCCTGGCACAAGGAGGCCGCCTACACGGCCTTCTGGCAGATCTGGTGCGCGCTGCTGCCCTTCGTGGTCATGATGATCTGCTATGGATTCATATTCCGCGTGGCAAGGATTAAGGCCCGCAAAATCCACTGTGGGAGTGTTGTCATTGCGGAGGAGGACTCGCAGAGGAACGGGAGGAAGAACTCCAGCACCTCCACGTCCTCCTCTGGCAGCCGAAGGAACGCTTTCCAAGGGGTCGTTTACTCAGCCAACCAGTGCAAAGCCTTCATAACCATCTTGGTTGTCATCGGGGCTTTCGTCATTACGTGGGGACCTTACATGGTGGTAATAACATCAGAGGCACTTTGGGGTAAAAACAGCATTTCCCCTGCTTTGGAGACGCTGGCTACGTGGCTGTCCTTCTCCAGTGCCATTTGCCATCCCCTGATTTACGGGCTGTGGAACAAGACGGTGCGCAAGGAGCTCCTGGGAATGTGCTTTGGGGATCGCTATTACCGCAAGTCCTTTGTTCAGCGGCACAGGACGTCGAGGCTGTTCAGCATTTCCAACAGGATCACAGGTAAGACGTGGCTGCAAAAGACACTTCCTTAATGCCACCAAGGGCAAGGCTTCCTGACTGCCTGTGTTTGGCAGGGCTCTGTAAAGAGAGTTGGATGTTTCTGGAATTTTCAGCAGCCTTTTATCATTCAGGTTACAGACATTTCAAAGgagaatttgtttctttttttatagtTAACATCTTTCTCCTACTATAGTAAAACTTTCTCAGGCAGAGAGGACATAGTGATGGggttaataaaaataatttattttcttctttctcaagCATTTCCTTTTGTGTGCCTTCCATTTTGTGTTGCCCAGATTTGAGCTCTACCAACAGTACTTTTTACTGCACTTTTTCTTTGATTAATGGCCTTATGCTACAACTCTCTAAAATCCACTAAAGTTTCACTGGCATAACTGTTTCTGCAAGTTCAGCTTTTAGGCTTAATGGTTGGGAAGAAAAGACCATAAACAAAGTAAAATTGTGTAAAACCATAGAACTATTTGATGTGTCCCCAAGTTGCAGACCGAGACCTCCAGTTgctcagtttggttttttgttgtttttattacaGTAGCAATGCAATGACACTTCAGATTTGTAATAATTTCCCTCGTCATGTTCAGAAGCTTCCAAAAATGGAACATCTTCAAGGGATAGTTCATGCGAGGCGGgaactgaaattatttaattggGAGGGGTGATCTAAAATGCAAAAGGAAGATGAGAGCAGCAAGGCATCTGTTATCTTTTCTGCAAACTGGGAACACTAGGAGAGACTGTCATGTAAATGAACAAGTTATGGAGCTGTGCCTACATCACAAGCTCCAGGAGCTTTGGCAAGTCTGTATCCAGGACATGCTATGGATTAATACATTGGAAACtgaggtggggagggaaaagacaggaaatttatttctttttccaagtgATAAATTTGAAGCTCTCAGCTTCTTATCAGATGTCTTAGCTGGAGGCTGATAGGGAGGGGAAAAAGACCCCCAACAAAATCTCAAGGTGGGATCTAAAGCAGCACCTTTGTAAAAATCCCACGATCTCCTCCCTTCTTGTTTTGGAGATTTGAAAGAAGTTGGGCATCTCTGTGCCCCAACCTTGCTCCATAAGCTTCTTCCCACACTAATggcctgccccagctgctggtggcTACCAGGTTATTCTCTGTCTAGAAGATGCCTGGCAAACCTCCCCATCCATGTGAGAGCTTGGTGCTCAGCCTGTCTGGCTGATAAAACACACACAGTTGCAACAAGAGTGGGAGGGAGATGGTGCAGAGAGAAAGGAGACTTGCCTTTCCGAACCTGAGAGCTGTTGACTGGATGTCTAAGATGGGAAGTCTAGAAGCTGGGCTCTCTGCTTCAGAAGGTAAGTTTCATATGCAGAATAATAAATAAGGCAGTAGAATGGGTATTACTGGAAGAGGTTTTTACTATTGCAAACTCCTTAACATTCACTGTGTAACAAAACTAAAACTTTCTTGCAGATTTGGGACTTTCTCCTCACCTTACTGCCCTCATGGCAGGTGGGAGGCCcctgggaaacagcagcagcacaggagacaCGGGTTTCAGCTGCTCACAGGATTCAGGTAACTGCAagtctcctgctccctgcttggGCAGCAGTCTGCACTTGGCAGCAGTCTGGTGGACAGGCATTGTTTACACCCACAGATGTCTCCTGGTGGACTAATGACACGAAGCATCTGTTCCAGCTGTCCCaacaaaactgctgcagttGCTTTTTGCTCCCTTGCTCTCGATAGATTTGCTTGCAAAATGCTGCTTATGGAATGGTGACCCTCCCTTGTGTCCTGGGAACAAGAGTCACTGCTTTTGTGCCGTTCTCCTTCAGTTTCTGCTCTTTGGAGACTTTCTCTGTATCCACAAGGAACACAGCAACAAAGTGCTGTGAAGAATGTGCTTCTCTGTTTCCTATTTTGTAAGAGACCTCATCGTGTTCATCTTGCAGTTTAGATATAAACACTTAGGATGGTTTCAGCTTATGATTAAATTACTACTTAGGATCTCTCAATGAAGATGgtttgggaaagggaaagagttCTGATGGTAATTTTCTATCCAGACCTGTTGCTAGATTTTTCTGGCAGTTAACTCAGCTACCAGTCCTTACTGCAGTTATTATTTTAGAGAGTATTTCTGCTCTAGAGACACCAGAGGGTGATCTTTTAAAGGTCACTTGGTGTAAGGGATTTGTTTCCTGCTTTTGTAAAGGAagtctgtggggctgggatttATTTTTGGTAGTTGTTTTGTGCTGGTAGTTTTCTGCCTGTTGTGGATATTCTGCAGTTGTATGTGATAAAGGAGAGCAGCCTCCTGGTAAACCTGCCTCAGTTAAGAGATGTGATGTTACCATCCTGTGACAGCAGTctaaacaaatgaacaaaaccaaagcaataCCAAAATGCTGTTAGAAATGCCACTGCTGGTTAAGGAGGGAGCAAAGTCCATAGCCTGGGAATGGAAGTACAGTGATCCACTGTGAAATACTGTTTCACTTTGCATGCTTTTACTGTGAGTTACTGAAGAGCTGAAGTCTCCCTTCCATGTTGCTTGCTGCATGCAGTACATGCTCCTGGGGCCTGCAGTACCCAGTCTCTAATGAGAAGATTTCCCAATCCTTTCAATGAAAACTGACCTCATTCTTTTCCTGTGCAGTGTTTAATTTGAGCTGAAATTTACTCACAAAAGCTGGGTTTAGACATCTTTTGAAGGAACTGCTAAAAATAAGCTGAAAACTTTTTGCCACCATATTGTATCCCAGTGTTACTGTTTGACTTGAGGGCTCCTGCTCTTTTCAGGAACAGATACAATGCTTCTGGAAGATTACAGCTCAGATGGCCCTCATGCCCCACACTGCATCTGTCCCCCTCGAAGGAGGAGTTCAGTGACATTTGAAGATGAAGTGGAACAAATTAAAGGTGAGTGTAAGGCTAAGTATGAAAATGCTCAGGGTCGACTATAATGAATGCTCAGGAAGCCTCCCGTGACATAGAGGATTGTCTTGAAAAGCATCTGACCACTGTTTGCCTTGACAGACCTGATCATTCATGCAGGtacaacagaaagcaaaatcagGTCTTTCTTCCAGAACTCAAGTAGCAGCAGCAAGGACAAGACTTGAGAGCTGGGCTTCCTTGcctatatataaatatataaattaaattgCACAGCAGTATCCTCTGTGCAGTTCCACTCAGCTTAGTGGCT
This window of the Prinia subflava isolate CZ2003 ecotype Zambia chromosome 28, Cam_Psub_1.2, whole genome shotgun sequence genome carries:
- the GPR161 gene encoding G-protein coupled receptor 161 isoform X2, with product MPQQPRRWKCFCLVLSSSVCPWAIYCPFTCPSKICSFLHTTAAQHVLAAPDLHTLTMSSNSSLSNGKALRNLTTEEDGAVRVTESIAIIVIAIFICLGNLVIVVTLYRKSYLLTLSNKFVFSLTLSNFLLSVLVLPFVVTSSIRREWIFGVVWCNFSALLYMLISSASMLTLGLIAIDRYYAVLYPMVYPMKITGNRAVVALVYVWLHSLIGCLPPLFGWSSLEFDQFKWMCVAAWHKEAAYTAFWQIWCALLPFVVMMICYGFIFRVARIKARKIHCGSVVIAEEDSQRNGRKNSSTSTSSSGSRRNAFQGVVYSANQCKAFITILVVIGAFVITWGPYMVVITSEALWGKNSISPALETLATWLSFSSAICHPLIYGLWNKTVRKELLGMCFGDRYYRKSFVQRHRTSRLFSISNRITDLGLSPHLTALMAGGRPLGNSSSTGDTGFSCSQDSGTDTMLLEDYSSDGPHAPHCICPPRRRSSVTFEDEVEQIKEAAKNSVLHVKAEVHKSLDSYAASLARAIEADVKLSLFGEDALPGALFPLWTLAGSSGNTRRGARPHASQRLKLQSIDEGNV
- the GPR161 gene encoding G-protein coupled receptor 161 isoform X1; this encodes MAGEARAAAAEGRHGSPKQEHPAPAAGGLVLSSSVCPWAIYCPFTCPSKICSFLHTTAAQHVLAAPDLHTLTMSSNSSLSNGKALRNLTTEEDGAVRVTESIAIIVIAIFICLGNLVIVVTLYRKSYLLTLSNKFVFSLTLSNFLLSVLVLPFVVTSSIRREWIFGVVWCNFSALLYMLISSASMLTLGLIAIDRYYAVLYPMVYPMKITGNRAVVALVYVWLHSLIGCLPPLFGWSSLEFDQFKWMCVAAWHKEAAYTAFWQIWCALLPFVVMMICYGFIFRVARIKARKIHCGSVVIAEEDSQRNGRKNSSTSTSSSGSRRNAFQGVVYSANQCKAFITILVVIGAFVITWGPYMVVITSEALWGKNSISPALETLATWLSFSSAICHPLIYGLWNKTVRKELLGMCFGDRYYRKSFVQRHRTSRLFSISNRITDLGLSPHLTALMAGGRPLGNSSSTGDTGFSCSQDSGTDTMLLEDYSSDGPHAPHCICPPRRRSSVTFEDEVEQIKEAAKNSVLHVKAEVHKSLDSYAASLARAIEADVKLSLFGEDALPGALFPLWTLAGSSGNTRRGARPHASQRLKLQSIDEGNV